The following proteins come from a genomic window of Enterococcus gilvus ATCC BAA-350:
- a CDS encoding lantibiotic immunity ABC transporter MutE/EpiE family permease subunit produces the protein MSKIIRGEMLKGKRSFGRKSLILFPLLVSGMAIFLMGGELTQIGAYNWWYMLLLPMVVGLVCTNLVDADKRLGFYNCNVLPISPAKMWHGKIWTGLLYLAFSNAVVFGLTTLSGLLFPSQYPLWRGLVAGIVLTVTWAWQIPLGLYLATRFHSVVTFLSILFLNIFCSSQSIAGGAFWYVPFAIAPRLMAPIIHINPNGVPLEAGSPLYDAGVVLPGLILTLLFLLASSFLSTRWFSKGGRYRETI, from the coding sequence ATGAGTAAGATCATTCGAGGGGAAATGCTAAAGGGCAAACGCAGCTTTGGCAGAAAGAGCTTGATTTTGTTCCCATTATTAGTAAGCGGGATGGCTATTTTTTTAATGGGAGGAGAATTGACGCAGATCGGTGCCTATAACTGGTGGTACATGTTGCTGCTGCCGATGGTAGTAGGACTTGTTTGTACAAATCTGGTGGATGCGGATAAGCGCTTGGGTTTTTATAATTGCAACGTACTTCCTATTTCTCCAGCAAAAATGTGGCACGGAAAAATCTGGACAGGGCTGCTTTACTTGGCTTTTTCAAATGCGGTCGTTTTTGGTTTGACGACGCTTTCGGGTCTGTTGTTTCCATCGCAATACCCACTTTGGCGCGGTCTCGTTGCGGGCATCGTTTTAACCGTCACGTGGGCGTGGCAAATTCCTTTAGGGCTTTATTTGGCTACGCGGTTTCATTCGGTCGTTACATTTCTAAGCATTCTCTTTTTGAATATATTCTGTTCCAGTCAATCGATTGCGGGAGGCGCCTTTTGGTACGTGCCCTTTGCGATCGCGCCAAGACTGATGGCGCCAATCATTCATATCAATCCGAATGGCGTGCCATTAGAAGCTGGAAGTCCGTTGTATGACGCAGGAGTGGTCTTACCAGGCCTGATACTCACGTTGCTGTTCTTGCTCGCCAGCAGCTTTCTCTCGACGCGCTGGTTCAGTAAGGGAGGTCGTTATCGTGAAACGATTTAG
- a CDS encoding NAD(P)-dependent oxidoreductase, with protein MKIFKKMVAIEPTKLLPEWDEKLKALAEETVFYEDIPADTATVIERIGDADCVMLSFTSSIDKEALEACPNIRYIGICASLYAPENANVDIRYAEEKGIVVTGVRDYGDEGVKEYAISELVRLLQGRGPAMWKEEPMELTDVKVGIVGMGTVGSLLARTMDFFGMDVNYYSRTRKPDIEKELTMTYLPLDELLGKVDIVITCLNKNVVLLDKAAFQTFGNGKILMNVSIAPSHEVPALKEWLEHGDNYAFSDTEAGLGAEVIGLPNVFAGKTNAGLTSMAKVRLAQKVIGNIETFQAKN; from the coding sequence ATGAAAATATTTAAGAAAATGGTGGCGATCGAGCCAACCAAATTATTGCCTGAATGGGACGAGAAACTAAAAGCGCTGGCAGAGGAAACGGTCTTTTACGAGGACATCCCCGCAGATACAGCCACAGTCATCGAGCGAATCGGCGATGCTGATTGCGTGATGCTGAGCTTCACCAGTTCTATTGATAAGGAAGCGTTGGAGGCGTGTCCGAACATTCGTTATATCGGTATTTGCGCGAGTCTGTATGCGCCGGAGAATGCCAATGTCGATATTCGCTATGCAGAGGAAAAAGGCATCGTTGTGACTGGCGTGCGGGATTACGGCGATGAAGGCGTAAAGGAATACGCCATCAGTGAATTGGTTCGTCTGCTGCAAGGTCGCGGGCCTGCAATGTGGAAAGAAGAACCAATGGAATTGACCGATGTGAAGGTTGGGATCGTTGGAATGGGAACAGTCGGAAGTCTGCTTGCACGCACGATGGACTTTTTCGGGATGGACGTCAATTACTACAGCCGTACGCGGAAGCCAGACATCGAAAAAGAGCTGACGATGACTTATTTGCCGCTTGATGAATTACTTGGAAAAGTAGATATCGTGATCACCTGCTTAAATAAGAACGTGGTCTTATTAGACAAAGCTGCTTTTCAAACATTTGGCAACGGAAAGATCTTGATGAACGTATCCATCGCACCTTCTCATGAAGTGCCAGCGTTAAAAGAATGGTTAGAGCACGGGGATAATTACGCCTTCAGCGATACGGAGGCTGGTTTAGGAGCAGAAGTCATTGGTTTGCCAAATGTCTTTGCTGGAAAAACCAATGCGGGACTAACGTCGATGGCGAAGGTTCGCCTGGCGCAAAAAGTCATTGGGAATATCGAGACGTTTCAAGCGAAAAATTGA
- a CDS encoding M20 metallopeptidase family protein, which produces MEMSETMIETEVKELEELVTTMRRELHQIPELGLEETRTAAYIREKLAAFGVTETYEVIETGTIAVLRGSKPGKTIAFRSDIDALPVEEQTGYAFASKTPGKMHACGHDGHMSTLLGFIAYLHKHPETIQGTLVFVFQPAEEGPGGAELIMKAGILQKLGVEEIVGLHVFPDLPAGKISCRPGPMMARNAEVTITIKGVSTHGAQPQLGEDAIVAAGGVISGLNSILARNIGPLDNVVLTFGTIHGGEAMNIVAKEVVLHGTMRAFDDKVYDEVVRRTTLLASEIAKGYGCEAVVDFNHMYRVVDNDPKMVETLEKVAADYYVETPPYLIAEDFSMYQQEIPGMFFFLGIRDEAKGYTHPLHSGQMKFDELNLLLGIQTYVNLIAGLNEH; this is translated from the coding sequence ATGGAAATGAGTGAGACGATGATCGAAACGGAAGTCAAAGAATTAGAAGAATTAGTCACGACGATGCGCCGTGAGCTGCACCAAATCCCTGAATTGGGACTAGAGGAGACGCGCACGGCTGCTTATATTCGCGAGAAGCTGGCGGCTTTTGGTGTGACAGAGACCTATGAAGTAATCGAAACAGGAACGATCGCCGTCTTAAGAGGAAGCAAACCGGGAAAAACGATCGCCTTTCGTTCGGATATCGACGCGTTGCCAGTGGAGGAGCAGACCGGCTATGCGTTTGCATCCAAGACTCCGGGAAAAATGCACGCCTGTGGTCATGACGGCCATATGTCGACTTTACTAGGATTCATTGCCTATTTGCATAAGCATCCTGAAACGATCCAAGGAACACTAGTCTTTGTGTTCCAGCCAGCCGAAGAAGGACCTGGCGGGGCAGAATTGATCATGAAAGCGGGGATTCTTCAAAAACTTGGCGTGGAGGAAATCGTCGGCTTGCACGTATTTCCGGATCTGCCTGCTGGGAAAATTTCCTGCCGACCTGGACCGATGATGGCGCGGAATGCAGAAGTCACCATCACGATCAAAGGGGTCAGCACCCATGGCGCACAGCCGCAGCTAGGCGAAGATGCTATCGTCGCTGCCGGCGGTGTGATCTCTGGATTGAACAGTATTTTGGCGCGAAATATCGGTCCGCTGGATAACGTGGTTTTGACCTTTGGGACGATCCATGGCGGCGAAGCGATGAATATCGTGGCGAAGGAAGTTGTTTTACATGGGACGATGCGGGCATTTGATGACAAGGTCTACGATGAAGTCGTTCGACGGACAACATTATTAGCTAGTGAAATCGCGAAGGGCTACGGGTGTGAAGCCGTAGTGGACTTTAACCACATGTATCGCGTCGTCGACAATGACCCGAAGATGGTAGAGACGCTGGAGAAAGTCGCAGCGGACTATTATGTGGAGACACCGCCTTATTTGATCGCGGAGGATTTTTCGATGTATCAGCAGGAAATTCCCGGAATGTTTTTCTTTTTAGGCATTCGTGATGAAGCAAAGGGCTACACGCATCCGCTGCATAGCGGACAGATGAAATTTGATGAATTGAATCTCTTATTAGGGATTCAGACCTATGTCAACTTGATCGCTGGATTAAATGAACATTAA
- a CDS encoding sensor histidine kinase has product MAKIKTISLTGYVTRLLAAAFSGVVVVLMLALLLFQVLISTEKIAPANAGEIHAREEMKRIEENQVFPAKLSPSFYQYVYFTKEGKVHAASLAGEPLEKTLAQYKDKTDSYSTGAYVTLADGSYALFSWNYKAQFTNPTLRKLFPNFESFFLIAIVLALLLFFLLFTKKVSKQLKEKLLLVEQASQQITQKDLDSVIGTTSGIREFNEVLHSMEEMRGALKDSLVQQWQTEQQRKKEIAALTHDIKTPLTIINGNAELLMEEELAEEQQQLVQHIYDSGKKTKQYLDLLQQVSTFDVVQEEKSPLSVTTILEEVRQTFTPLAKKKGIELAIGPSPQGTAINAAPVMLMRALGNLLENAIRYTDSGKVTVETVHDEKSIRFVIEDHGPGFSPEALLHGKEMFWQEDQSRTTGSNYGIGLAIVERIANYHEGQVIVENTTVGGKVTLILSNEETLRP; this is encoded by the coding sequence ATGGCGAAAATAAAAACAATCAGTCTGACTGGGTATGTGACACGCCTCTTGGCAGCTGCTTTTTCAGGCGTCGTCGTCGTTTTGATGTTGGCATTGCTTCTTTTTCAAGTCTTGATTTCTACGGAAAAGATCGCGCCGGCAAATGCAGGAGAGATCCATGCGCGAGAGGAGATGAAGCGGATTGAAGAGAATCAGGTCTTTCCGGCTAAATTGTCACCGTCATTTTATCAGTATGTTTATTTTACCAAAGAAGGGAAGGTGCACGCGGCTTCTTTAGCAGGCGAGCCTTTAGAGAAAACACTTGCTCAGTACAAGGATAAGACCGACAGCTATTCTACAGGAGCGTATGTGACGTTGGCTGATGGCAGTTATGCGTTATTTTCATGGAATTATAAAGCACAGTTTACCAATCCGACATTGAGAAAGCTGTTTCCGAATTTTGAAAGTTTCTTTCTGATTGCGATCGTGCTCGCGCTGCTGCTTTTCTTTCTTCTGTTTACCAAAAAAGTCAGTAAGCAATTAAAGGAAAAATTGCTGCTGGTGGAACAGGCGAGCCAACAAATCACCCAAAAGGACCTTGATTCTGTGATCGGCACCACTTCGGGCATCCGGGAATTCAATGAAGTGCTGCATTCAATGGAAGAAATGCGCGGTGCCTTGAAAGACTCCCTCGTCCAACAATGGCAGACAGAGCAGCAGCGAAAAAAAGAGATCGCGGCGCTGACTCATGATATTAAAACACCACTGACCATCATCAATGGCAACGCCGAGCTGTTGATGGAAGAAGAACTTGCCGAAGAACAGCAGCAGCTTGTCCAGCATATCTATGATTCAGGAAAAAAAACCAAGCAATACCTCGATTTGCTGCAACAGGTTTCAACTTTTGATGTGGTTCAAGAGGAAAAGAGTCCTCTTTCCGTCACGACCATTTTAGAGGAAGTGAGGCAGACATTTACACCTCTGGCTAAGAAAAAAGGGATCGAATTGGCGATTGGGCCTTCGCCACAAGGGACTGCTATCAATGCGGCCCCTGTCATGCTGATGCGCGCATTGGGAAACCTTTTGGAAAATGCGATTCGATATACTGATTCGGGAAAAGTGACGGTAGAAACGGTGCACGACGAAAAAAGCATAAGATTTGTGATTGAAGATCATGGTCCAGGATTCTCGCCAGAGGCCCTTTTACATGGGAAGGAAATGTTTTGGCAGGAGGATCAAAGCCGGACAACAGGCAGCAATTACGGCATTGGACTAGCCATCGTTGAACGTATTGCCAACTATCACGAGGGGCAAGTAATCGTAGAAAACACCACTGTTGGAGGGAAGGTTACGCTCATCCTATCTAATGAAGAAACACTTAGACCTTGA
- a CDS encoding lantibiotic immunity ABC transporter MutG family permease subunit, with product MKRFRRVLLGDILKIRQTPFFLLHVALPLVGIGVFAAYQWMTNTHSQLLLINYFQVLSLVYPILAAWMTTLIVDQESEAGDSFFLLSAVSRWRVLTSKVGILLVSGLFACLLAGFGYHLVVQFREDYALSSLFILFLVGIVWCSALFLYFFHLFLGLSFGRNVNFAVAAVELLLSALLLTGLGETIWFFFPCAWGVRSIPLAAAYLRGATATSFGTVHVVLVCLVLLTVFMLGGLFLWFQKWEGRSSEE from the coding sequence GTGAAACGATTTAGACGTGTGTTGCTGGGGGATATTCTAAAAATAAGGCAAACGCCTTTTTTTCTTTTGCATGTCGCCTTGCCGTTAGTGGGCATCGGTGTTTTCGCCGCGTATCAATGGATGACGAACACGCACTCCCAGCTGCTCCTGATCAATTATTTTCAAGTACTAAGTCTCGTGTACCCGATTCTTGCGGCATGGATGACCACTCTTATTGTTGATCAAGAAAGCGAAGCAGGAGACAGTTTCTTCTTATTAAGTGCAGTATCCCGCTGGCGAGTACTGACTTCAAAGGTTGGGATACTTTTAGTTAGCGGTCTGTTTGCTTGCCTGCTGGCAGGCTTCGGGTACCATCTGGTCGTTCAATTTCGCGAAGACTACGCGTTATCCAGTCTGTTCATTCTTTTTCTAGTGGGCATCGTCTGGTGCAGTGCCTTGTTTCTTTACTTTTTCCATTTATTTCTGGGCCTTTCCTTTGGTCGAAACGTCAATTTCGCGGTTGCAGCCGTCGAGTTGCTGTTGTCCGCACTGTTGCTTACCGGTTTGGGAGAAACGATCTGGTTTTTCTTCCCGTGTGCGTGGGGCGTTCGTTCGATCCCTTTAGCAGCCGCGTATTTGAGAGGAGCGACAGCCACGAGCTTTGGTACGGTACACGTGGTATTGGTCTGTCTGGTTCTGCTGACAGTATTCATGCTGGGTGGGTTATTCCTTTGGTTTCAAAAATGGGAAGGGCGATCAAGTGAGGAGTAA
- a CDS encoding lantibiotic protection ABC transporter ATP-binding protein, with protein MNEWIVTTNQLTKTYHGQKAVNNLSLKIPKNKAYGLLGANGAGKSTTLKMLAGLIQPSEGEILYQNKPWQRKDLSEIGALIERPPLYGNLTARENLLVRTTTLGLSERRIDEVLAIVDLQNTGKKKARQFSMGMKQRLGLALALLNEPKLLILDEPTNGLDPLGIHSFRELIRSFPAQGISVILSSHILSEVEHTVDTIGIIANGQLGYQGDLPENSVALEALFMKVAKENQTEGASWDE; from the coding sequence ATGAACGAATGGATTGTTACTACGAACCAGTTAACGAAAACCTATCACGGTCAAAAGGCCGTAAACAACTTATCATTAAAGATCCCTAAAAATAAAGCCTACGGATTGCTTGGTGCGAATGGTGCCGGAAAATCAACGACATTAAAGATGCTCGCCGGACTGATCCAACCGTCTGAAGGAGAAATTCTCTATCAGAATAAGCCTTGGCAGCGAAAAGACTTGTCAGAGATCGGCGCCTTGATCGAGCGGCCGCCGTTGTATGGAAATTTGACAGCTCGCGAAAATCTATTGGTACGCACCACGACTTTAGGGTTGTCTGAAAGGCGAATCGACGAGGTCTTGGCTATCGTTGATCTACAGAATACTGGTAAGAAAAAAGCCCGTCAGTTTTCTATGGGGATGAAGCAGCGGCTAGGATTGGCGCTAGCATTATTGAATGAACCGAAATTATTGATCTTAGATGAGCCGACGAATGGCTTAGATCCTTTAGGGATTCACTCTTTTCGCGAACTGATCCGATCGTTTCCTGCCCAAGGAATCTCGGTGATTCTTTCCAGTCACATTTTATCAGAGGTCGAGCATACTGTGGATACGATCGGGATCATCGCCAACGGTCAATTAGGGTATCAAGGGGATCTGCCGGAAAACAGTGTGGCGTTAGAAGCACTCTTCATGAAGGTGGCGAAGGAAAATCAGACGGAAGGGGCGAGCTGGGATGAGTAA
- a CDS encoding response regulator transcription factor, translated as MAMIFAIDDDEGILAFIKTALTREGHQVETFTTTREVTAEKAAFADLILLDVMMPDQDGFDYCRSIRDLVDCPILFVTAKTEEKALLQGLGVGGDDYIRKPFSLAELRGRVSAHLRRESRGHTHRIRVGEISLDISSKKIYYGSEEMLLTKSEYLISAQLITSAGQVFSKGQLYEAVFGFDGRSEESVIVEHIKNIRGKLKKYSANDPIETVWGIGYRWRK; from the coding sequence ATGGCAATGATTTTCGCTATTGATGACGATGAGGGCATCTTGGCATTTATTAAAACAGCATTGACACGAGAAGGTCATCAGGTAGAAACATTCACCACCACCCGAGAAGTGACGGCGGAAAAAGCCGCATTTGCGGATTTGATCCTGTTAGATGTCATGATGCCGGATCAGGACGGCTTTGATTACTGCCGAAGCATTCGCGACCTTGTAGATTGCCCGATTCTATTTGTTACAGCAAAAACAGAAGAGAAGGCTTTGTTGCAAGGACTTGGAGTCGGAGGAGATGACTACATCCGCAAGCCCTTCTCCCTAGCGGAGTTGCGTGGGCGTGTATCTGCCCACCTGCGCCGAGAATCTCGCGGACACACGCATCGCATACGCGTTGGGGAAATTTCTTTAGATATTTCCAGCAAGAAAATTTATTATGGCAGCGAGGAGATGTTGCTGACAAAATCAGAATATTTGATCTCCGCCCAGTTGATCACGTCTGCGGGTCAAGTATTTTCAAAGGGGCAATTGTACGAAGCTGTATTTGGCTTTGATGGACGTTCTGAGGAAAGCGTGATCGTTGAACACATCAAGAATATTCGGGGAAAGCTAAAGAAATACTCAGCAAATGACCCGATCGAAACGGTTTGGGGGATTGGGTATCGATGGCGAAAATAA
- the dapF gene encoding diaminopimelate epimerase produces MAIPFYKIQGAGNDFILIDNRGLGFSTEELTKVAARVCTRRVSVGADTLIAVEAPRGTGDFYARFFNADGSEAEMCGNGARCVARWAYETKAAQEKMTIETIAGNVPAERLDKRTYRVQLNSPTIFEADKKIQVDGKEVTVDYVELGDPGIPHLVVHFPDLAMTELETMLDFARKLRNHPVFPKGANVNFYDVLPDQTVVERTYERGVEEFTLACGTGTGSTAYALNKKKIVAVEPAVIEVLGGQLQVEVTGEDLYLIGDTNLVAEGTIVDEDFV; encoded by the coding sequence ATGGCTATTCCTTTTTATAAAATACAAGGTGCTGGAAATGATTTTATTTTGATCGATAATCGTGGGCTAGGTTTTTCGACGGAGGAACTAACGAAGGTCGCAGCCCGTGTGTGTACTCGGCGTGTGTCGGTAGGTGCGGACACGTTGATCGCCGTTGAAGCCCCTCGCGGAACAGGTGATTTCTACGCGCGCTTCTTCAATGCCGACGGGTCGGAAGCGGAAATGTGCGGGAACGGTGCCCGCTGTGTCGCACGATGGGCCTACGAAACAAAGGCGGCGCAAGAAAAAATGACCATCGAAACCATCGCAGGGAATGTTCCGGCTGAACGGCTGGACAAACGGACGTATCGCGTCCAGTTGAATTCTCCGACGATCTTTGAAGCAGACAAAAAGATTCAAGTCGATGGCAAAGAAGTAACTGTCGATTATGTTGAATTAGGTGATCCGGGCATTCCTCACTTAGTCGTTCACTTCCCTGATCTGGCGATGACAGAGCTGGAAACGATGCTTGATTTTGCTAGAAAACTGCGCAACCACCCAGTCTTTCCAAAGGGTGCCAACGTGAATTTCTACGATGTTTTGCCAGACCAAACAGTGGTGGAACGAACCTACGAACGAGGAGTAGAAGAGTTTACCTTAGCTTGCGGAACAGGCACAGGGTCAACAGCCTATGCATTGAATAAAAAGAAGATCGTCGCAGTCGAACCCGCGGTGATCGAAGTCCTTGGCGGGCAGCTTCAAGTAGAGGTGACAGGAGAAGACTTATACTTGATTGGCGACACGAACCTCGTTGCTGAAGGGACGATAGTAGACGAAGATTTCGTATAA
- the lysA gene encoding diaminopimelate decarboxylase encodes MDFETKNGHLMWDGCDTVALAQEFGTPLYVFSQTMIEEKCQELQRDFVEKYDNVRVAFASKAFSTLAMLKIIEKQGFSLDVVSDGELYTAVKAEFPAAHIEMNGNNKSIEELEMAIDYGVGRIIIDSLQEVALIAAIAKEKQRVVDILFRITPEVNVQTHSFISTGQKDSKFGIPIDEAILFPQIKQAIETPEVNFLGFHFHVGSQLFDNEAHLAAVGIALDLVRLVKERFDYTIKELNFGGGFGVRYTDADQPKPFSYFTDPMMAQVLAFCEEEQFPQPAIVIEPGRSIVAEAGISLHKIGAIKELPGLRKYVSIDGGMTDNIRPGLYEAEYTGILANKADQPAAETVTVSGKACESTDILVKDIELPTVEAGDIFATFSTGAYGYSMASNYNKLAIPAVVLTNDGQAECIVKRQTLDQIIQNEEIPSFLK; translated from the coding sequence ATGGACTTTGAAACAAAAAACGGACACTTGATGTGGGATGGCTGTGACACGGTCGCTCTGGCACAAGAATTTGGCACACCACTTTATGTTTTTTCACAAACGATGATCGAAGAGAAATGCCAGGAGTTGCAGCGAGATTTTGTTGAAAAATACGACAACGTGCGGGTAGCCTTTGCCAGCAAAGCCTTTTCGACGTTGGCGATGCTGAAAATCATCGAGAAGCAAGGCTTTTCGTTGGATGTCGTTTCTGATGGCGAGCTTTATACCGCTGTCAAAGCTGAGTTTCCCGCAGCGCACATTGAAATGAACGGCAACAACAAATCCATCGAAGAATTAGAGATGGCGATCGATTACGGGGTTGGACGAATCATTATCGACAGTCTGCAGGAAGTGGCTCTGATCGCAGCGATCGCAAAAGAAAAGCAGCGCGTCGTGGATATTCTTTTCCGCATCACGCCGGAGGTCAATGTCCAGACCCATTCCTTTATCTCGACGGGACAAAAGGACTCGAAATTCGGGATACCGATCGATGAAGCGATTCTTTTCCCGCAAATCAAACAGGCAATCGAGACGCCTGAAGTCAATTTTCTAGGGTTTCATTTCCATGTCGGAAGTCAATTGTTCGATAACGAAGCCCATCTAGCAGCAGTAGGGATCGCTTTGGATTTAGTGAGATTAGTGAAAGAGCGCTTTGATTATACGATCAAGGAGCTGAATTTCGGCGGCGGTTTTGGGGTTCGATACACGGATGCCGATCAGCCGAAGCCCTTCAGCTATTTTACGGACCCGATGATGGCGCAGGTTTTGGCGTTTTGCGAGGAAGAGCAATTCCCACAGCCAGCCATCGTAATCGAACCAGGACGCAGCATCGTGGCCGAAGCCGGTATCAGCCTGCATAAGATCGGCGCGATCAAAGAGCTTCCGGGTCTGCGGAAATATGTGAGTATCGATGGCGGGATGACGGACAACATTCGTCCAGGACTGTACGAAGCGGAATACACAGGGATTTTAGCGAATAAAGCCGATCAGCCAGCCGCTGAAACAGTCACGGTCTCTGGGAAGGCTTGCGAAAGCACAGATATCCTTGTCAAAGACATCGAATTGCCGACAGTCGAAGCAGGCGATATTTTCGCGACTTTTTCAACGGGTGCATATGGTTATTCCATGGCCAGCAACTATAACAAATTGGCGATTCCGGCCGTTGTATTGACCAACGACGGACAAGCAGAATGTATCGTAAAAAGACAAACATTGGATCAGATCATCCAAAATGAAGAGATTCCAAGTTTTTTGAAATGA